A single genomic interval of Halichondria panicea chromosome 2, odHalPani1.1, whole genome shotgun sequence harbors:
- the LOC135331122 gene encoding CYFIP-related Rac1 interactor B-like, giving the protein MGNLLQVLKDKGAVPRVDFFVDFEKAEPSESELEVHTKVAAVLIKAREMLEELRGYQGAGAQIREAISNPNNEKHQEAAWKQVGPLVQMLRRFYEYALELETALCRLLSVLCSPEMSAIQHLASQQSTTKQFAEILHFTLSFDELKMCNPAIQNDFSYYRRTLNRRKMEDSSMSLATNSQGGELPDDVGNRMSLFYANPTPMLNTLCGATEKLLQENPALTLENATDCFSVMASVCKVLIETPSYRSRFENEETTLFCMRVMVGATILFDHIHPVGAFAKKASIDMKGTIKLIKDNRKSAESLLNALRYNTKHFNDEATPKSTKDMLST; this is encoded by the exons ATGGGAAATCTGTTGCAAGTGCTTAAAGACAAGGGGGCCGTGCCCCGAGTCGATTTTTTTGTGGACTTTGAAA aAGCGGAGCCCTCTGAATCTGAGCTTGAAGTTCACACCAAGGTGGCAGCTGTTCTGATCAAGGCTCGCGAGATGTTGGAGGAGCTACGAGGCTATCAGGGGGCGGGTGCACAGATACGAGAG GCAATATCCAACCCAAACAATGAGAAACATCAGGAGGCGGCCTGGAAGCAAGTGGGGCCGCTGGTACAGATGTTACGACGGTTCTACGAGTATGCCCTGGAGCTAGAGACGGCTCTGTGCCGACTACTGTCTGTCCTGTGCAGCCCTGAGATGAGCGCAATACAGCACCTGGCGTCACAGCAG TCCACCACTAAACAGTTTGCTGAGATTCTTCACTTCACACTGTCCTTTGATGAGTTAAAG ATGTGTAACCCGGCTATTCAGAATGACTTCAGTTACTATCGGAGAACACTAAACAGACGGAAAATG GAGGACTCTAGTATGAGTTTGGCTACTAACAGTCAAGGAGGGGAGCTACCGGACGATGTAGGCAATCGAATGTCACTATTCTACGCCAACCCCACACCGATGCTCAACACACTGTGTGGAGCCACTGAGAAACTACTGCAAGAG AACCCCGCTCTCACTCTGGAGAATGCCACGGACTGCTTCAGCGTCATGGCCTCTGTATGCAAAGTTCTTATTGAGACACC GAGCTACCGCTCTCGGTTTGAGAACGAAGAAACAACTTTGTTCTGTATGCGTGTGATGGTGGGAGCCACGATCCTCTTCGATCACATCCACCCAGTAGGGGCATTCGCTAAGAAGGCATCCATTGAC ATGAAGGGAACAATAAAGCTTATCAAAGACAACCGAAAAAGTGCAGAATCGCTCTTAAATGCACTAAG GTATAACACAAAGCATTTCAATGATGAGGCTACCCCCAAGTCGACAAAGGACATGCTCTCCACCTGA
- the LOC135331114 gene encoding mRNA export factor-like — protein sequence MSLFINSGGGVLGASGGAHNPMKDFEVQQPPEDSISKIAFSSHAQTSNYLVASSWDNHVYCYEAGDNSTTRKARTSHSAPVLDCCWHSDGTKILTASCDKTCKLWDLQSNQAIDVAQHAAPIKSVHWIQSPNYQVVVTGSWDKTLKFWDTRTPNPVLTLQLPERCYCMDVMYPMAVVGTASRGLIVYQLEGTPSEFRKFDSPLKYQHRAVRIFKDKQNQPTGFALGSIEGRVAVHHINPQNPQKDNFTFKCHRSNPSTPGASQDIYPVNDIAFHPQHGTLATVGADGKFGFWDKDARTKLKNSDSMEQPITSCCINNNGNVFAYSVSYDWSKGHEHFNPQKKNCIFLRNIQKDNEMKPRVKKR from the exons ATGTCTCTATTCATAAACTCAGGAGGAGGCGTCCTGGGTGCGTCAGGCGGTGCACACAACCCAATGAAGGATTTCGAAGTTCAGCAACCACCGGAAGACTCCATCAGTAAGATTGCCTTCAGCTCTCACGCACAGACCAGTAACTACCTTGTGGCCTCATCCTGGGATAACCAC GTGTATTGTTACGAGGCTGGGGATAACTCGACTACGAGAAAAGCACGTACCTCACATTCGGCACCTGTCCTCGACTGTTGCTGGCACTCG GATGGCACCAAGATCCTAACTGCCTCGTGTGACAAGACGTGCAAGTTGTGGGACCTCCAGTCCAACCAGGCGATAGACGTGGCCCAGCATGCTGCCCCCATCAAATCAGTACACTGGATCCAGTCCCCCAACTACCAAGTGGTCGTCACTGGCAGCTGGGACAAGACTCTCAAA tttTGGGACACACGGACTCCTAACCCCGTGCTGACGCTACAGCTGCCCGAGCGCTGCTACTGCATGGATGTg ATGTATCCGATGGCTGTGGTAGGGACTGCCTCCAGGGGACTGATTGTATACCAGCTGGAAGGAACACCCTCGGAATTTAGG AAATTCGACAGTCCCCTCAAGTATCAGCATCGCGCTGTGCGAATCTTTAAAGACAAGCAGAACCAGCCGACTGGATTTGCCCTAGGTTCCATTGAGGGACGGGTGGCCGTCCACCATATTAACCCACAGAACCC TCAGAAGGACAACTTCACGTTCAAGTGCCACCGGTCTAATCCTTCCACCCCAGGAGCCTCCCAAGACATCTACCCT GTCAACGACATAGCGTTCCACCCCCAACACGGCACGCTTGCCACGGTGGGTGCTGACGGGAAGTTCGGTTTCTGGGACAAGGATGCTCGCACTAAACTGAAGAACTCTGACTCAATGGAACAACCCATCACCAGTTGCTGCATCAATAACAACGGCAACGTGTTCGCCTACTCTGTCAGCTATGATTGGTCCAAG GGCCACGAACATTTCAATCCCCAAAAGAAGAATTGTATTTTCCTGAGAAATATTCAGAAAGATAACGAGATGAAGCCGAGAGTCAAGAAACGATAA
- the LOC135331124 gene encoding uncharacterized protein LOC135331124, whose product MAAKEIQKVPYDKIPRWSLHNWLVFLYERAPPLVFGLLAAGPCLSGLMYAEGSVDWDKFAWGLIGMMTLLLLVRVMDDVKDFEKDKIVHPDRPLPRGLLRYDEMCTVINITIVAMLAYSIVMGLRFNWTVTGLYLLIIFYAFLMYIEFGISKWLDEHVMINGLIHQLSIYFGALFITGLGGSPWYNLTGWVYLGSVGFSGFFTYEICRKLDPTLPRLKGTYLVVCGKWPTFLAVLATVLVGVVSSYAMGLHRLLWPLEAVMILSVLVLFLLPLRGPKPKSHKPVEALSIIYLLTHMWSPYISSFF is encoded by the exons ATGGCTGCTAAAGAAATCCAGAAGGTGCCTTATGACAAGATTCCAAGATGGAG CTTGCACAATTGGCTGGTATTCTTGTACGAGAGAGCTCCTCCGTTAGTGTTTGGACTGCTGGCAGCTGGACCTTGTTTATCTGGCCTGATGTATGCCGAAGGATCAGTGGACTGGGATAAATTTGCCTGGGGGCTCATTGGAATGATG acGCTGCTGTTGTTGGTGAGGGTGATGGACGACGTTAAGGACTTTGAGAAGGACAAGATCGTTCACCCTGATAG ACCCCTCCCCCGTGGTCTCCTGCGATACGACGAGATGTGCACAGTGATAAACATCACCATAGTAGCCATGCTCGCCTACTCTATTGTCATGGGCCTCAGGTTCAACTGGACAGTCACTGGTCTCTATCTACTTATA ATCTTCTACGCCTTCCTGATGTACATTGAATTTGGCATATCAAAATGGTTGGACGAGCACGTGATGATTAACGGCCTCATTCATCAG CTCTCAATATACTTTGGAGCGCTGTTCATCACTGGTCTCGGGGGCTCACCCTGGTACAATCTGACAGGGTGGGTATATCTCGGCAGTGTCGGCTTCTCAGGGTTCTTTACGTACGAGATATGCCGGAAACTGGATCCCACTCTCCCaagg TTGAAGGGTACGTACCTGGTGGTGTGCGGGAAGTGGCCTACCTTCCTGGCCGTGCTGGCTACAGTACTGGTAGGTGTGGTCTCCTCATATGCTATGGGACTACACCGGCTGTTGTGGCCGTTAGAGGCAGTCATGATTCTG AGTGTCCTGGTGTTGTTCCTGTTGCCGTTGAGGGGCCCAAAGCCCAAGTCTCACAAACCAGTGGAGGCTCTCTCCATCATCTacctcctcacacacatgtGGTCTCCCTATATATCATCATTCTTTTAA
- the LOC135331101 gene encoding CXXC-type zinc finger protein 1-like, with product MEGAGAGAGGSRKIVEVFIETDSESDSSESSSHEETAEPTLTTVEEPPDPSPTNHPTVTQSSPDVDDGENQSALSPIDNSQLVSTFYHGDEDESMSQEEPDINFQEPLNNIFEDSIATTYTPSEPTPVTADLQPPPEDKIITDEPPFAVVEKSKVIDKSNSPPLEPKPIDPNREYCFCRQPPDTHSMIYCHQCLEWFHGECVGLTRQKAACIKRFYCPLCIDKNPSLVSVFESRAEGTRQHGVGQVKGQEKKSKNKKHCRRCGECVGCLTEMDCRKCRFCRDMTKYGGRGSLRQKCIKRQCLRYSRILHAEDPIYTTKVAPVIQEELEAGLRAVGGNTSSPRHEDQLVDVERPDIDFRMITEPTEEEYLPPPAKKKVSIVKKGKTPGKGGVSKGGTKGKPGGKGRTVKPKKKTRLSTSDFDFDELQPLSGRRSRQPFSDIVGGGYYRDEPPQQCYGPECVFPARPHSKYCSEECGIQLAMRRIRKHLPQQRKLSDEAESQATHRNKANLERLEEQQKAIKKRLEELDGQTIAIDNHVQQLSSITPVSEDEADADSDDLTIHCATCSQPVTLKKAMPHFERCFNRLEGMVSFGSIVKNEGTNIFCDKFDSSQKTYCKRLRVLCPEHTKEPKIGPNEVCGCPLEAQFPSQLQRSRMFCRLPKKSCGTHYCWEKLRKAEIDQVKLNLYLKLEELNEGSRLNQWQINCRSSLLAVILHHTVDHDKATLVDHTHNTITEPSTLTS from the exons ATGGAGGGAGCCGGAGCCGGAGCTGGAGGCAGCAGGAAGATTGTGGAGGTCTTTATAGAGACAGACTCGGAGAGTGACTCCTCAGAAAGCAGCAGTCACGAGGAGACCGCTGAGCCCACTCTGACCACTGTGGAGGAACCCCCAGACCCAAGCCCCACTAACCACCCCACTGTCACTCAGAGCTCACCTGATGTCGATGATGGAGAGAATC AGTCAGCACTTTCTCCTATTGACAATTCCCAGCTTGTGAGCACGTTCTATCATGGTGATGAAGATGAGTCTATGTCACAAGAAGAACCCGACATCAACTTTCAAGAACCACTGAACAACATCTTTGAGGATTCCATAGCAACCACTTACACACCATCCGAACCGACACCAGTCACAGCAGACTTGCAGCCACCTCCAGAGGACAAAATAATCACCGACGAACCCCCCTTTGCAGTCGTGGAAAAGTCAAAAGTCATTGATAAGAGCAACAGTCCCCCTCTAGAGCCAAAACCGATTGACCCGAACAGAGAGTATTGTTTTTGCAGGCAGCCTCCAGACACCCACTCTATGATATACTGTCACCAATGCCTGGAGTGGTTTCATGGCGAGTGTGTTGGACTCACTCGACAGAAGGCAGCCTGTATCAAGAGGTTTTATTGTCCACTGTGTATCGACAAGAACCCCAGTCTAGTGAGTGTGTTTGAGAGCAGAGCTGAGGGGACCCGGCAGCATGGGGTGGGGCAGGTCAAAGGTCAGGAGAAGAAATCAAAGAACAAAAAACACTGTAGAAG gtgtggtgagtgtgtggggtgcCTGACTGAGATGGACTGTCGAAAGTGTCGGTTCTGCCGAGATATGACCAAATATGGTGGCCGAGGCAGCCTCCGTCAGAAGTGTATCAAGCGGCAGTGTCTGCGTTACTCTCGCATCCTCCATGCAGAGGACCCGATATACACCACCAAGGTGGCCCCTGTGATCCAGGAGGAGTTAGAAGCTGGGTTacgagctgtggggggtaatacATCCTCCCCCCGCCATGAGGACCAGTTGGTAGATGTGGAGAGACCTGACATTGATTTTCGCATGATTACTGAACCTACTGAAGAGGAGTATCTGCCGCCACCAGCAAAGAAAAAAGTGAGTATTGTCAAAAAGGGGAAAACCCCAGGAAAAGGAGGTGTATCAAAGGGTGGCACTAAGGGTAAACCTGGAGGGAAAGGACGTACTGTGAAGCCAAAGAAAAAGACTCGACTGAGCACTTCTGACTTTGATTTCGACGAATTG CAGCCACTGTCTGGTAGGAGGTCCAGACAACCATTCTCGGATATTGTGGGGGGTGGTTACTATCGTGACGAGCCCCCCCAGCAGTGCTATGGACCGGAGTGTGTGTTTCCAGCGCGACCTCACTCTAAGTACTGTAGTGAAGAGTGTGGCATACAGCTGGCAATGAG acgtaTCCGGAAGCACCTCCCTCAGCAGAGAAAGCTGTCGGATGAGGCAGAGTCTCAGGCAACGCACAGAAACAAGGCAAACCTGGAGAGACTAGAGGAACAACAAAAG GCTATAAAGAAAAGACTAGAAGAGTTGGATGGACAGACGATTGCCATTGACAACCATGTTCAACAACTCTCTAGTATCACTCCAGTTAGCGAAGACGAG GCTGATGCAGACAGTGATGACCTAACAATCCACTGTGCCACGTGCAGTCAGCCAGTCACTCTCAAGAAAGCCATGCCTCACTTTGAGAGATGTTTCAACAGG CTGGAAGGAATGGTGTCTTTTGGCTCCATTGTGAAAAATGAAGG gacAAACATCTTCTGTGACAAGTTTGACTCCTCCCAAAAGACATACTGTAAGAGGCTGCGGGTCCTCTGTCCTGAGCACACCAAAGAACCCAAG ATTGGCCCCAacgaggtgtgtgggtgtcccCTGGAGGCACAGTTCCCCTCTCAGCTGCAGAGGAGTCGGATGTTCTGTCGTCTGCCAAAGAAGTCGTGTGGGACACACTACTGCTGGGAGAAACTCAGGAAGGCTGAGATAGACCAAGTGAAGCTCAATCTA TACCTGAAGCTGGAGGAACTGAATGAGGGCAGTCGATTGAATCAATGGCAGATCAACTGTCGCAGTTCACTCCTCGCTGTAATACTGCATCACACTGTGGACCACGACAAGGCTACacttgttgaccacacccataaTACCATAACTGAACCGTCAACATTGACTTCATAG
- the LOC135331104 gene encoding uncharacterized protein LOC135331104: MMLVCRVFVLLCVTIVALGHGVSNPVELIQRENAKVALASSISFKLSTTSLNKSGEWVEVSWDNVDSPDDYDWVGVFSPPLNDIYQINLQQQAPVKLQFASYSETHLTGGYGSLKFTLMNMRDEYIFGFFRGGLNKPTLVSISKTVSFYNYNEPTQAHLALTGDPTEMILQWTSRDRLMPVVYWGKESGDYEYKKTAETTSYNATDMCGSPATDWGWRHPGLLHHVTLDNLTPGEIHYYKYGDYYAWSPEYSFRASPSAGADVTTTVITYGDMGCGQVDDTLFLAEDIQPHSFDTTDLILTMLDDIDFVLHIGDISYARGFSAVWDIFMDQIEPIAVRVPYMVCIGNHERNWYDTYPGIFDNPESGGECGIPHYKRFLMPRPGEDMAWFGFDYGLIHFVMMSTEHDFDIGTEQYYFLKEHLESVDRSVTPWLIFTGHRPMYIASSEIEDHQVVAQNLRDNIEDLLYDNNVDIAMWAHHHSYQRTCAVYKEVCTDGAPIHTVIGMGGRELSTDLIPTETPDWIEAVDYYHYGYAKITADSSSLTWEFVRDEDSTTYDEIVLSRDVQQRSHNSKVKGRHSSVKGRHSSVKGRHSSVKGRHSSVKGRHSSVKGRHFDRTPKDFHSKHTPDDEILEPYQDANEL, encoded by the exons ATGATGTTAGTTTGTAGAGTGTTTGTGCTGTTGTGTGTGACGATCGTTGCCCTCGGTCACGGGGTCAGCAATCCGGTGGAGCTCATTCAGAGGGAGAATGCCAAGGTGGCCTTGG CCAGCAGTATATCGTTCAAGTTGTCCACTACCTCACTGAACAAgtctggtgagtgggtggaggtcTCCTGGGATAATGTGGACAGCCCTGACGACTACGACTGGGTGGGCGTATTCTCCCCTCCCCTCAACGATATCTATCAGATCAACCTCCAACAACAGGCTCCTGTTAAACTACag TTTGCCAGTTACTCGGAGACCCACTTGACTGGTGGTTATGGCTCTCTCAAGTTCACGCTCATGAACATGCGAGACGAGTACATTTTTGGCTTCTTCAGAGGAG GTCTCAATAAACCCACTCTTGTGTCCATCAGCAAAACTGTCTCATTTTACAACTACAACGAACCAACACAGGCACACCTTGCACTCACTGGGGATCCCACCGAGATGAT CCTCCAGTGGACGTCACGTGATCGTCTCATGCCCGTGGTCTACTGGGGCAAAGAGAGTGGAGATTATGAGTATAAGAAAACT gctgagACAACATCGTACAATGCTACTGACATGTGCGGGAGCCCTGCCACTGACTGGGGCTGGAGGCACCCAGGTCTACTGCACCACGTCACTCTAGACAA TCTGACTCCAGGAGAGATACACTATTACAAGTACGGAGACTACTATGCATGGAGTCCAGAGTACAGCTTCAGAGCCTCCCCCTCTGCCGGTGCTGATGTCACCACCACTGTCATCACTTATGGCG acaTGGGGTGTGGTCAGGTTGATGACACACTCTTCCTAGCGGAGGATATTCAGCCGCACTCATTTGACACAACTGACCTCATTTTGACCATGCTTGATGACATTGACTTTGTCCTCCACATCGGGGACATCAGCTACGCACGAGGGTTCTCCGCTGTC TGGGACATCTTTATGGACCAGATAGAGCCCATTGCTGTCCGGGTCCCCTACATGGTGTGCATTGGCAATCACGAGAGGAACTGGTACGACACCTA TCCTGGGATATTCGACAACCCCGAGTCAGGTGGCGAGTGTGGCATCCCTCACTACAAGAGGTTCCTCATGCCCCGCCCAGGGGAGGACATGGCCTG GTTTGGGTTTGATTATGGCCTGATCCACTTTGTGATGATGAGCACGGAGCACGACTTTGACATTGGCACTGAGCAGTACTACTTCTTAAAGGAACACCTGGAGAGTGTGGATCGTAGCGTCACCCCCTGGCTCATCTTCACCGGACACAG ACCAATGTACATAGCCAGCTCTGAAATTGAGGACCATCAAGTAGTGGCTCAGAACCTCAGAGACAACATCGAGGACCTCCTCTAT GACAATAACGTTGATATAGCGATGTGGGCCCACCACCACTCGTACCAGCGCACTTGTGCCGTGTACAAGGAGGTGTGTACGGACGGAGCTCCCATACACACTGTCATTGGAATGGGAGGACGGGAGTTGTCCACTGACCTCATTCC AACTGAGACTCCGGATTGGATTGAAGCTGTTGACTATTAT CACTATGGTTACGCCAAGATCACTGCAGACTCAAGCAGTTTGACGTGGGAATTTGTCCGAGATGAAGATAGCACCACCTACGACGAGATCGTCCTCTCACGAGATGTCCAGCAGCGCTCCCACAACTCAAAGGTCAAAGGGCGCCACTCGAGTGTCAAAGGGCGCCACTCGAGTGTCAAAGGGCGCCACTCTAGTGTCAAAGGGCGTCACTCAAGCGTCAAAGGGCGTCACTCAAGCGTCAAAGGTCGGCATTTTGATCGAACACCAAAGGATTTTCATTCCAAACACACTCCTGATGATGAGATTTTGGAACCTTACCAGGACGCTAATGAACTTTAG
- the LOC135331119 gene encoding transcription elongation factor A protein 1-like, which translates to MSEDQEILRIGKQLEKLANSDTGNDEQALDLLRALQGVEMSLDMLQKSRVGLSVNKLRQKLSGSDVSSVAKKLIKSWKRLLPGTPGQSPAPLKPVRTPESVKNEAIDTPKSERPVNHSTPPPVAYNPSVSEQPMTSSQPKNSMANGALRRMSSTSDDFVLMFSGDISGISRTGSTGNEVRDRCRDLVAKALKKGFENVSIEDEIKFYNLSAKIEQHIFSEYRDTGMKYKSQVRSRVSNLGDLKNPTFRQAVINGHLPPSKVAVMKTDEIASEELKKLRKAITKEGIREAQVAQGGGTPTDLLKCGKCKKRNCTYTQAQTRSADEPMTTFAYCNDCGNRWKFC; encoded by the exons ATGAGCGAGGATCAAGAGATATTAAGAATTGGGAAGCAATTGGAGAAGCTAGCCAACAGTGATACTGGG AATGATGAGCAGGCTCTGGACTTGCTTAGGGCACTACAGGGAGTGGAAATGTCACTGGATATGCTGCAG AAATCTCGAGTGGGCTTATCAGTAAACAAACTTCGTCAAAAGTTATCTGGTAGTGATGTGTCCTCGGTTGCTAAGAAATTGATAAAATCATGGAAGAGGCTACTCCCTGGCACAC CTGGTCAAAGCCCTGCACCCCTCAAACCAGTCAGAACACCTGAAAGTGTTAAGAATGAAGCTATAGATACACCTAAATCAGAACGACCTGTGAACCACTCAACTCCACCCCCAGTAGCATACAACCCATCAGTGTCAGAACAACCAATGACATCGTCACAGCCTAAAAATAGCATGGCCAATGGAGCATTGCGTCGAATGTCATCTACGTCGGATGATTTTGTGTTGATGTTCAGTGGGGACATATCAGGCATTTCAAGGACGGGATCGACTGGGAATGAAGTGAGGGATCGATGCAGGGACCTCGTGGCCAAGGCACTCAAAAAAGGTTTTGAGAATg TCTCAATTGAAGATGAGATCAAGTTCTACAATCTATCCGCAAAAATTGAACAACACATTTTCTCCGAGTATCGAGACACGGGAATGAAGTACAAAAGCCAAGTGCGTAGTCGAGTGTCAAACCTTGGAGACCTTAAGAACCCCACCTTTCGACAGGCTGTCATCAACGGCCATCTACCACCCTCTAAGGTGGCTGTCATGAAGACTGAT GAGATAGCAAGTGAAGAGTTGAAGAAGCTTCGTAAGGCCATCACAAAGGAGGGAATCCGAGAGGCCCAAGTGGCCCAAGGAGGAGGCACACCCACTGACCTGCTCAAGTGTGGCAAGTGCAAAAAGAGAAACTGCACTTACACTCAG GCCCAGACTCGGAGTGCTGATGAGCCGATGACAACATTTGCGTACTGTAACGATTGTGGCAATCGATGGAAG TTTTGCTGA
- the LOC135331115 gene encoding enoyl-[acyl-carrier-protein] reductase, mitochondrial-like: protein MKLSTLCRPFFFARRYLSSSATCRTSSCKALVYHKLGQPEEVVQLDGNHPLREMGADDITVDMMVCPVNPSDINQIQGVYALRPPLPAVPGGEGMGVVSAIGSHVTSLQTGDWVIPAVPSLGLWRTQVVENEKIFMKVRSDIAMETAATLSVNPTTAYRMLRDYVHLERGCCVIQNGANSGVGEAVIQLAAAWGFKTINIIRDRPNFDEVKNYLMELGATEVVTEEFCGSHKMTSLIESTGKPLLGLNTVGGKSATNLMKQLANSGTMVTYGGMSKKPVTVGTGSLIFKDLRIVGHWNSQWVTKNSKSEDHHTMIDELCALAAQGSLKAKHCLTHPLNEYRTALCKSMTPFVGTKQLINMQP, encoded by the exons ATGAAGCTTTCCACATTATGCAGACCATTCTTCTTTGCCAGGAGATATCTATCCTCCAGTGCAACCTGCAGGACCTCCAGCTGCAAGGCTCTTGTCTACCACAAACTGGGTCAGCCTGAGGAAGTGGTCCA GCTGGATGGAAACCACCCTCTCAGAGAGATGGGAGCTGACGACATCACTGTTGATATGATGGTGTGTCCAGTCAATCCCTCGGACATTAATCAGATACAAG GTGTGTATGCACTACGACCTCCGCTACCCGCTGTGCCGGGAGGGGAGGGAATGGGCGTAGTCTCAGCTATAGGGAGTCATGTAACCTCATTACAGACAGGTGATTGGGTGATACCTGCAGTCCCATCACTAG GTCTTTGGAGAACACAAGTGGTTGAGAATGAGAAGATATTTATGAAGGTTCGCTCGGACATTGCTATGGAAACAGCCGCCACTCTGTCTGTGAACCCCACCACTGCTTACAGAATGCTCAGAGACTACGTGCATTTGGAAAGAG GTTGTTGTGTAATTCAAAATGGAGCTAACAGTGGTGTGGGGGAGGCAGTCATCCAGTTAGCAGCTGCCTGGGGATTCAAGACCATTAATATCATTCGAGACAG GCCTAACTTTGATGAGGTTAAAAATTACCTAATGGAGCTAGGAGCTACTGAAGTTGTCACCGAGGAATTTTGTGGCTCGCATAAAATGACATCTCTTATCGAA AGCACAGGCAAGCCTCTGCTTGGACTGAACACTGTCGGTGGGAAGAGTGCTACTAACCTCATGAAACAGCTAGC GAATAGTGGTACCATGGTAACTTATGGAGGAATGTCCAAGAAGCCAGTGACCGTGGGGACG GGGTCGCTGATATTCAAAGACCTGAGGATAGTTGGCCATTGGAACTCGCAGTGGGTCACAAAGAACTCTAAAA GTGAGGACCACCATACAATGATAGACGAGTTGTGTGCCCTAGCAGCCCAGGGCAGTCTCAAGGCCAAACACTGCCtaacacacccactcaacgaGTACAGGACTGCCCTCTGCAAATCAATGACACCTTTTGTTGGAACTAAACAGCTTATTAACATGCAGCCTTAA
- the LOC135331121 gene encoding nucleolar and coiled-body phosphoprotein 1-like translates to MDLSCFLDSTTLFVIFVLTALGILWAYVTIGGKQEQPNLTTLYEPPSGGPKASSGKKANKGKAKKQGDTSPRATPKTRETKPESKPETTTTTTTSVRKRKTVTETVKAAQGSKGKGRKVQVQVQIVPKPEEEVEKEQSEGNEGEWQTQLSRQQIRAQRQKKQQTESPTPSEAISRGNEGEEEGRKAASGEKTTSYSKGGRRGKAKKQRETDASKSREPVKDMTSKDTAEVPEATVATAEKTTPPTSEAGPSGENRISPPPEASKVQELTEVEKALLEAAESSPSPEHNGDGEVAEVKPKKQKKSKRKGTKDTARASPSPEFSTKDHDDDWVEVIKK, encoded by the exons ATGGATCTCTCCTGCTTTCTAGACTCTACCACGCTGTTTGTGATATTTGTGCTGACAGCACTAGGTATCCTATGGGCCTACGTGACCATAGGGGGTAAGCAAGAACAGCCCAATCTAACTACCCTCTATGAGCCTCCGTCTGGAGGTCCCAAGGCGAGCTCTGGGAAGAAGGCAAACAAAGGAAAGGCCAAAAAACAG GGTGATACCAGCCCCAGGGCAACTCCTAAAACACGAGAGACGAAACCTGAGTCAAAACCagagaccaccaccaccaccaccacatcTGTCAGGAAACGAAAGACTGTCACTGAAACAGTCAAGGCTGCCCAGGGATCTAAAGGCAAGGGTCGCAAAGTTCAAGTTCAAGTTCAAATTGTCCCTAAACCTGAGGAGGAAGTTGAAAAGGAACAGTCTGAAGGAAATGAAG GAGAATGGCAGACCCAGTTATCCCGGCAACAGATTCGTGCCCAACGTCAGAAGAAGCAGCAAACTGAGAGCCCAACTCCCTCTGAGGCAATCAGCCGTGGGAACGAGGGGGAGGAGGAAGGGAGAAAAGCAGCCTCTGGGGAAAAAACCACCAGCTACAGTAAAGGTGGTCGTCGTGGGAAGGCAAAGAAACAACGTGAGACAGATGCGAGCAAGAGCAGAGAGCCAGTGAAAGACATGACTAGTAAAGATACAGCTGAGGTCCCTGAGGCTACTGTAG CCACTGCTGAGAAGACTACCCCTCCCACCAGTGAGGCTGGTCCAAGTGGGGAAAACCGTATCTCCCCTCCGCCGGAGGCTAGCAAGGTACAGGAACTGACAGAGGTGGAGAAGGCACTCCTGGAAGCAG CTGAGAGCTCCCCCAGTCCTGAGCACAACGGTGACGGTGAGGTCGCTGAAGTGAAGCCAAAGAAACAGAAGAAATCGAAACGAAAAGGTACCAAAGACACGGCCAGGGCGTCCCCTAGCCCTGAGTTTAGCACTAAGGACCATGACGATGACTGGGTAGAGGTCATCAAGAAATAG